CGAGGCGGGTGGTGTCGGGCCAGTGCTCGACTCGGGGGAGCAGAGCGCGGACGGCGTTGGCGGAGGTGAGGGCAACCCAGGAGAAGTCCGCCAGGCGGGCGGCGGCGGCGTCGAGGGGGGCGGGGTCCTCCGGCGGCATCACCGCCAGCAGCGGCAGCCGGACGACGGTGGCGCCGGCTTCCTGGTAGGCCCGGACGAGGCCTTCGGCTTGGGCCGCCGGGCGGGTGACGACGACCCGGATGCCGGCGAGAGGAGCTGAAGGGGAGCTGTTCAAGGGGCGAGACCTTAGGTGATTCGGCTCGGGAGGAGGGCGACCCGGCTCGGGAGAGCCAGTGTCAGGAAGAGGATCGGCCCATGGCCTGGAGCACCACGGCGGCGCCGTCGGCGTGGAGGGCGTCGAGGCAGGCCTGGGTGACGGCGTCGGGGTCGTCCCCCCGGGCTTCGCCGCGGGCGGCTCGGGAGCCGTCGGGCATCGCCAGGACGGCGCTGAGGCGCAGCTCGCCGTTCTCCTCCCGGGCCCAGGCCGCCAGGGGCAGGGTGCAGTCGCCACCGAAGGCCGCGACGATCTTGCGCTCCATCACCGAGTCGCGCTCGGTGGCGGGGTCGTTGAGGCCGCGGCAGAGGGCGTCCGCCTCGCTGCCGGTGCGCACTTCCAGCGCCAGGGTTCCCTGACCCGGCGCGGGAATCATCAGCGCTGGATCCATGCGGTGGGCCTCCGACGGCTCGAGGTCCAGGTTCTCGATCCCCAGGCGGTCGATGCCGGCGGCGGCGAGGATCACGGCGTCGCCGTCGCCGGCGCGCCATTTGCCCAGGCGGGTGCCGACATTGCCGCGGATGGGGCGCACGTCGAGATCCGGGCGGGCCAGCAGCAGCTGGGAGCGGCGGCGTTGAGAGCCGGTGAGGACGCTGCCCCCCTGGGGCAGGTCGTGGACCGTCTTCGCCCCCACCAGCACGTCCCGAGGATCGGCGCGGCGGGGAAAGGCCGCCACCGTCAGGCCGGGGCCCAAGGTCACCGGCAGATCCTTGAGGCTGTGGACGGCGAAGTCCAGGGTGCCGTCCAGGAGCTCCTTCTCCAGCTCCTCGGTGAACAGCCCTTTGCCCCCCACCTCCGCCAGATCGCCGCGGTAGATGTCGCCGCGGGTGGTCTTGGGGACCAGCTCTACTTTCAGCCCGGGGTGGAGCGCTTCCAGCTCCCGGGCCACCAGGCCGGATTGGGCCAGGGCCAGATCGCTGCCGCGGGTTCCCAGGCGCAGGGTACGGGTTCGGATGGCGGGGGCGGTTTCAGTCATCGTCGTCTTCTCCGAGCTGGAAGAGCTCGCGCACCAGCTCCAGGTGGCCCGGTGCCTGCTCGTCGCGGCGCAGTCGGGTGCTGGGGTGATGCAGGAGCTTGCGCACCAGCGAACGGGTCAAGCGGTCCAGCTGGGCGTGGGTTTCGGCGGGGAAGTGTTGGCGAGCGGATTCCACTTCCTGGATACGCAGCAGCTCCGCCTTGCGCTGGAGCTCCGCTACCAGGGGTTCGGCCTCCAGCGAGCGGTGCCACTGGCGAAAGTGCTGGAGCTCCTCTTCGATGATGCGCTCGACCCGTGGGATTTCTTCCCGCCGTCGTTCTAGATTGCGTTCCACCAGGGCCTTCATGGAATCGATGTCGTGGAGGAAGAGATTCTCCAGCTTGCGCACCTCGGGCTCGACGTTGCGCGGCACTCCCAGGTCCACCATCAACAGCGGCCGCCCGGGGCGCCGGGCCATGGCCTGGCGCATCATGGGATGGGTGACCACCGGCTCGTCGGCGCCGGTGGAGACTACCACCAGATCCGCCGCCGAAAGGGCGTCGCCGCGCTCCTCGAAGGGCACTACGGCGATATTGCCCAGCTGCTCCCGGAGGTTCTCCGCCCGGCCGCGGCTGCGGTTGGTGACGGTCAGCCGGCCAGCGCCCCGCTCGCGCAAGTTGCGGGCCACCTGCAGGGCCATCTCGCCGGCGCCGAGGACCAGTACGCGGGTGCTCTCCAGATTGGAGAAGATGCTGCGGGCGAGCTCCACGACGCCATAGCCGAAGGACACGGCGCCGGCGGCGACGCTGGTCTCCTGGCGTGCCCGGCGGCCGGCGACGACGGCGCTCCGCAGCAGCTGGCGTAGTACGGTGCTGCTGGCGCCCACCGCTTCGGCGGCGGCGGCGGCCTGTTTGACCTGGCCGAGGATCTCGGGCTCGCCCAGGATCATCGATTCGAGCCCCGACGCCACCGACAGCAGGTGCACTGCGGCCTCTTCGTGCCAGTGGACGTAGAGCCGGCCCTGGCGGTGGATCTCCGGAGCCCGGCGTTTGAAAATCAGCTCCACCACTGCCTGGTAGGCCGCCTCCTCGTCCCGAGGGTGAACGTAGATCTCGGTGCGGTTGCAGGTGGAGAGCAGGCAGGCCTCGGCGATCTCCGCCCGCGCCAGCAGGTGCACCAGGGCGTCCGGGATCTCCTCCGGGCTGAAGGCGACGCGGTCCCGGAGGTCCAGATCGGCGCGGCGGAAGTCGGTGCCCACCAGGATCAGCGCCGGCGAGTTGCCGGAGCGGCCTGGTTCGGTGGGTGGCTCGGAGATGGGCATGGCGAGAAGGCGAGTCGAAGCGCTGCGGATCAGGTGAAGCCGTGGAAGCGCGGCAGCGCGAAGTTGACGACGATGAGGGAGAGGATGATCACCGCCAGGCCCGCGAGGCAGGCGATGGCGGTCTGGCGCCCTTGCCAGCGTCCCAGCCGGCGCATCAGCAGCGCCAGGCCGTAGAGAGCCCAGGTGGCGAGGGTGAAGAGCACGTTGGGATCGCCGAGCTCGAAGGCTCCTTGGGTCTGGTAGGAGTAGGTCATACCGACGGCGGCGGCACCGGTGAGGGCCAGGAAGCCCACCGCCAGAGACCAACTCATCAACCGGTCCAGCACTTCCAGCGGGGGCAGCCGGCCGTAGAAGAGGCGAAAGCGGGCGAGCTTGAGCTCGCGGTATAGGCGCAGGAAGAGGAAGGCGTAGCCGCTGGCCACGACGCAGGCGGCATAGCCCACCAGGGCGAGAGCCAGATGGGTGGCGAAGAGAGGGCTGGCGAAGGGGCGGATGGACGGGACATCCGGCCGTACCAGGGTGGAGGAGAGGAGCTGGAAGAGCAGCACCAAAGACATCAGCCAGACGCCGGTGGCGCGCTCTTGGCTGAGGTGCTCCTCGAGGGCATAGACCAGCGCCACCGCCAGGGCCACCACCGACAGAGCTTGGGGTACGGTGGCGGCGGGGAATTGGTGCCAGCGCAGGCCCAGGGCCACCAAATAGGCGACATGGAGGGCCAGAGTGCCCAGCAGCAACGGCTGCACCAGTCGCTCCGCCGTCCGATGGCGGGCGAGGAAAACCGCACCATAGAGCAGCACGAGAACCAAATACGCAAGGGGAAGCAGCACCTTGGCCGCGCTCAGGAAACTCTCCACAGCTGGGCAGTCTAGCACCGCTGGGGCGGGACAGGGGCCACTGTCGGGACCTATGGTAAGTTGCCGGCGAATTCTCGTTCACTTACTTGCCGGACTCGTGCCTTCGAGGCCAGCTTCTTCGAGACTCGTTCAGGTCTCGTCATCCGCCAGGGGTCCGGGGCCATTTCAGCGCCGAGTTGCTTCCTGCACCTCTTCGAAGGTCTTAGGAGGCCTCTGCCGGGCCAAAAAGTCAACCTTTGGATTCAGGAGACCTCATGATGTTCAGAGCTCGTACCCTCTTTTGCCTGTGCTTCCTCGCCCTCTTCGCCATGCCCGTTCTTGCGGCCGGTGTGAACGCGGACTCTGCGGGAACCGTCACTCCTGCCGATGAGGCCGTCGAAGCCGCCGGCCTGTGGCCGACCCCGGTCTTTCTCCATGACGATATAGACCCGGAGCCGGTCCCCGGTGACCAGCAGGAATGTGAGTACACCTGCGAGGGCAGCAGGACCACTTGGATCTTGATTTGCTCCGGCACCGAGGCGCATTGCTGCGGCATCGCCGATCGGGCTTGCCCCTACGTGGACCCACCGTCCACCGGCACCTCCAGCTGCAGCTGCACTCCTACCGGCCTGTAGGGCACCGGCGGAGAACACCGCCTCCCGGCACCCTTTCACCCGTCTTCCCACGGCCCCCGTCACCCCGTCACCCCGTCACTCCGTCACTCCCGATTGCGTGGGATTGACGGGTGGCGGCTGTGTTGACCTGGAAGTTGCCGGTCGTATCAGGTAAAAAACTACTAAGAGCCTGCTGGCTCTTACAGCAGGCTTCTCGACCGGGCATCCGCTCTGACGTCGACCCGACAACCTACTCGAGGGAATCCAGCCTATGCTTTTTCAGAGCTACGTTCATCCAGGGTTTCATGGTTCAGTGCGACGCCTCTGGACATCTCGCATCGTCCTCACCGTTGTTGTCCTCTGCTTGTTCAGTGGGAGTCCGCTGGCGGCCCAGTTGCAGCCCGGTGCCGCCGCGGTCGAGGAGGGAGAGAATTGGGAGCTCGGGATTTCGGAAGGCTCGTTGTTCGGCACGCTGCTGGTGCCCGAGGGACTCCCGCCGTATCCGGTGGCCCTGATCATCGCTGGCTCCGGACCCACGGACCGCAACGGCAACAATCCTCTGGCTGGGGAGAACAACAGCCTGCGGTACCTCGCGGAAGGGCTCGCCGCCGCGGGCATTGCCAGCCTGCGCTACGACAAGCGCATGATCGGTGACAGCGCCGGGCTCGACCTGAAGGAGTCGGATGTGGTGTTCGACGACTTTGTTTCCGATGCGTCCCAATGGGTGGAACGTTTGCGTGGCGACTCACGTTTCTCTTCGGTGACGGTCATCGGTCACAGCGAAGGTTCCCTCGTCGGGATGCTCGCCGTCCGCCGAGCCTCGGCGGATGCCTTTGTTTCCATCGCTGGACCGGGGCGGCCGCTGGGAGCCCTTCTGCGGGAGCAGCTGGAGGGCAAGCTGCCGCCGAAAGAGGCGATCCGAGCCGAGGAGATTCTGACCTCCTTGGAGCGGGGAGAATCCGTGGCCAAGGTTCCAAACATTCTCTCCAGTCTCTTCCGGCCGAGCGTGCAGCCGTTTCTGATCTCCATGCTGCGCTACGACCCTACGAAGGAGATCGCCAAGCTCGAGGTACCGACGCTCATCGTGCAGGGGAATACCGATATTCAAGTACCTGTCCAGGATGCGCTGGCGTTGAAGCAGGCGGCGCCGGAGGCCGAGTTTCGTCTGGTGGATGGGATGAATCACGTGCTCAAGAGTGTTCCTTCCGAGCTGGCCGCGCAGCAGGCTTCCTACGGAGATCCGAAGCTGCCGCTGGCAGAAGAGCTGCTGGGGCCGATCACTGAGCTCATCGGCAGTTTGAGCACGCTGCCGGAGCCTTGATGTCAGCTGGTCGGAGGGAAATGACCTTGCCGGGCCTGCCCCCGTTTGCTACGGTTTCGCTTTCGTGCGCCGCGGGTTGTTTCGTGGGCGCTGAGTCGTGGGCTCTCAGGCGGAGGGAATATGGCCAACGTCGTCATCGTCGGAATGCAGTGGGGAGACGAGGGGAAGGGCAAGGTGGTAGATCTCATCTGCCCTGCCTTCGATGCGGTGGTGCGCTATCAGGGCGGCCACAATGCGGGGCATACGGTGCGTTTTGGCGAGAAGCACTTCTCCCTCCATCTCATCCCCTCGGGGATTCTGCGGCCGGGCATGGATTGCGCTTTGGGCAACGGCATGGTGATTCAGCCGGATGCCCTCTTCGATGAGATCGAGCGCCTCGAGGAGGCCGGCGTGGAGCTGCAGGGCCGGCTCTTCATTTCCAACCGTGCCCACCTGGTGCTGCCCCAGGCGGCGGAGCTGGACCAGGCTCGGGAGCAGGCGCGGGGCGACACCCGGATCGGCACCACCAGTCGCGGTATCGGCCCCAGCTACGAGCAAAAGGCCTCCCGATTCGGCCTGCGGTTGGTGGATCTCTTCGCTGAGAACCTGGAGGCGCGGCTGCGGTCGCTGTTGCGCAAGACCAGTGCGGAGCTGGAGAGCCTCGGGGCGGAGCCGTCCCGGCACGATTTGGAATCGACCCTGGGCCGCTGCCGCCGCTGGCGGGATCGGTTGGAGCCCTTCCTATGCGATGTCGAGCTGAAGCTCCATCGCTGGTTGGGAGAGGGTAAGAGCCTGCTGCTGGAGGGAGCCCAGGGTACCCTGCTGGACGTCGACCACGGCACCTTCCCCTACGTCACCAGCTCCAATTCCACCGCCGGCGGCGCGTGCACCGGCAGCGGTCTGCCGCCCACGGCGGTGAACGGTGCTCTGGGAGTGCTCAAGGCTTATACCACCCGCGTCGGCGAAGGCCCCTTCACCACCGAGGTGGAGGGCTCGGTGGGGGAGTATTTGCGGCGCCGGGGCAACGAATTCGGCACCACCACCGGCAGACCGCGACGCTGCGGCTGGCTCGACCTGGTGGCCGCGCGCTACGCCAATCGCCTCAACGGCATCGGCGCCGTGGCCCTGACCAAGCTCGACGTCCTCGACGAGCTGGAGGAGATCCCCGTGTGCGTCGGCTACCGTCAAGGGGAGACGCTGCATCGGGAGTATTCCGCCGAGTTCGAAGCGGGCCAGGGTTTTACGCCGGAGTACAAGGTCATGCCCGGGTGGCAGGCCAGCACCGTCGGCATCACCGACTTCGCGCAGCTGCCCCCGGCAGCCCAGGACTACATTCGCCTGCTGGAAGACGAGCTGGGAGTGCCCATGGCGCTGATCTCCAGCGGTCCCCGGCGAGAGGAAACCATCGTGCGCAATCTGCCGGTGATGCAGAGCTTCGCGGGGGACCGGCTGGCAGCGGTGCGGGCGCAGCTGGACTGATTGCGATTTCCCTGCTTGCGCGATTTCTTTTCGGTCAGGACACGACTTTACAGAATTCACAGCGTTTTCTAAGCTAGCGCTCCGGCCGATTTTGCGATGAAAAAGTCTCGATGCCGACAAGGGAAGTCGGCGTCTTCTACTGTTATGCTCAAGTCTCCATGGCCGGATCGGAGATGAGCTCACAACGGGAGCAAGAGCTACTGGACCTACAGACAGCCCTGGCGCGCACTGCCAGCAACTGGCAGCGCACCATGGATGCCCTGGGTTTTCCGATCCTCGTCCTCGACGAGCGGCGGCATCTTCTGGATGCCAACGCCGCCGCCTTCCAACTGCTAGACCAGCGCCCGGAAGAGCTCCTCGGTCGTCGCCTCGAAACGCTCGGCGAAGACCGCACCTGGAACGCTCTGGTGGATTTGGTGGACAACCTGCCGCGGCGGGAGGGGGGCAGCATCTCGGGGCAGGTGCGCTCCGACGACAAGGCCCGTACTTGGGAGTTGACGGCTCGCTTCGTGTCGCCATCGGAGACCGACGAGGCGGGGATCTTGGTCACCGCCCGGGACGTCAGCCGGTTGGTGAAGCTTCAGGAGGCCATGAGCCGGCGCGAGACCGTGGAGACTCTCGGCTCGCTGGTGGCGGGAGTGGCCCACGAGGTGCGCAATCCGGTCTTCGCCATCAGTGCCCGCTGCGATTCGATCCTTCACAGCCTGAAAGAAGAAGGGGCGGTGGACCCGCAGACGTTGCGGGAGGATATCGAGGCGTTGATGCGCAGCGCCGACCGCCTGGGTCGGCTGATGCGGGCGCTGTTGGAATTCGGCCGCCCGCTGACCTCCAGTTTGAGCCGCCTGGCGCCGCATCAGCTGTTGTCGGAGGCGGTGGAGGATTGCACCGAGCTCGCCGAGGCCCGAAGCGTTGCCCTCGAGGTGCAGGCGGAGCCCTTGGACGAGTGGGTGCTGGGGGACCAAGGCAGGCTGGTGGCGGCCTTGCGCAATCTGGTGCTCAACGCTCTCCAGCATTCGGATGCAGGGGCCACCGTCAGCGCTCGCCTGATGGTGGATCAGGAGCCGGAAGAGGAGGGGCGGATCCGTTGCTGTCACTTCGTGGTGGAAGATGAAGGCCCCGGCTTCGCGCTGCACGATCTGGATCAGGTGACCACGCCGTTCTTTTCCCGCCGCAAGGGTGGCATCGGCCTGGGGCTGGCCATCGCGCAGCGCGTGGCGCAGCAATTCGAGGGCTCTCTAGCGCTCGAAAACCGCAGCTCCGGCGGGGCACGGGCGGTGATCACCCTGCCGTTGGGTTGGGTGCAGCACGGCATCGTTGGCTCCGGCCTCGACGACGCCTCCAGCCTGCGCTGAGCCCAGGATTTGCGGACAGCCTCAAGCCTCGATGAGCAGGGCCGCCAAGGCCTCCGTGACCCAGCTGCGGGAGGGTTGGCGAAGGCTCCTCTCCTGTAGGCGATCGAGGATCGGGCCCAAGGAGAGATCCGCCCGGCCGGTGATTTCAGCAGCGATGCCATCGAAGCGTTGGCGAAGGAATTCCCGCCGGTCCTCCGAAGGACCCATGGGCTGGGCGGCTCGCAGGGAGGGCAGCCAGTCCAGATAGACGCCGCGACCCGCCGCCACGCCACAGGAATCGAGAGTGCAGAGTACCGGCAGCTTGGCCTTGAGGAGCTCTACCCGGGCGTCGATGAGCGCTTGGGCTGCGTTCCAAAGCCGGTCGGC
The DNA window shown above is from Acidobacteriota bacterium and carries:
- the hemC gene encoding hydroxymethylbilane synthase, whose product is MTETAPAIRTRTLRLGTRGSDLALAQSGLVARELEALHPGLKVELVPKTTRGDIYRGDLAEVGGKGLFTEELEKELLDGTLDFAVHSLKDLPVTLGPGLTVAAFPRRADPRDVLVGAKTVHDLPQGGSVLTGSQRRRSQLLLARPDLDVRPIRGNVGTRLGKWRAGDGDAVILAAAGIDRLGIENLDLEPSEAHRMDPALMIPAPGQGTLALEVRTGSEADALCRGLNDPATERDSVMERKIVAAFGGDCTLPLAAWAREENGELRLSAVLAMPDGSRAARGEARGDDPDAVTQACLDALHADGAAVVLQAMGRSSS
- the hemA gene encoding glutamyl-tRNA reductase — its product is MPISEPPTEPGRSGNSPALILVGTDFRRADLDLRDRVAFSPEEIPDALVHLLARAEIAEACLLSTCNRTEIYVHPRDEEAAYQAVVELIFKRRAPEIHRQGRLYVHWHEEAAVHLLSVASGLESMILGEPEILGQVKQAAAAAEAVGASSTVLRQLLRSAVVAGRRARQETSVAAGAVSFGYGVVELARSIFSNLESTRVLVLGAGEMALQVARNLRERGAGRLTVTNRSRGRAENLREQLGNIAVVPFEERGDALSAADLVVVSTGADEPVVTHPMMRQAMARRPGRPLLMVDLGVPRNVEPEVRKLENLFLHDIDSMKALVERNLERRREEIPRVERIIEEELQHFRQWHRSLEAEPLVAELQRKAELLRIQEVESARQHFPAETHAQLDRLTRSLVRKLLHHPSTRLRRDEQAPGHLELVRELFQLGEDDDD
- the ccsA gene encoding cytochrome c biogenesis protein CcsA, with translation MLLPLAYLVLVLLYGAVFLARHRTAERLVQPLLLGTLALHVAYLVALGLRWHQFPAATVPQALSVVALAVALVYALEEHLSQERATGVWLMSLVLLFQLLSSTLVRPDVPSIRPFASPLFATHLALALVGYAACVVASGYAFLFLRLYRELKLARFRLFYGRLPPLEVLDRLMSWSLAVGFLALTGAAAVGMTYSYQTQGAFELGDPNVLFTLATWALYGLALLMRRLGRWQGRQTAIACLAGLAVIILSLIVVNFALPRFHGFT
- a CDS encoding alpha/beta hydrolase, with protein sequence MRRLWTSRIVLTVVVLCLFSGSPLAAQLQPGAAAVEEGENWELGISEGSLFGTLLVPEGLPPYPVALIIAGSGPTDRNGNNPLAGENNSLRYLAEGLAAAGIASLRYDKRMIGDSAGLDLKESDVVFDDFVSDASQWVERLRGDSRFSSVTVIGHSEGSLVGMLAVRRASADAFVSIAGPGRPLGALLREQLEGKLPPKEAIRAEEILTSLERGESVAKVPNILSSLFRPSVQPFLISMLRYDPTKEIAKLEVPTLIVQGNTDIQVPVQDALALKQAAPEAEFRLVDGMNHVLKSVPSELAAQQASYGDPKLPLAEELLGPITELIGSLSTLPEP
- a CDS encoding adenylosuccinate synthase encodes the protein MANVVIVGMQWGDEGKGKVVDLICPAFDAVVRYQGGHNAGHTVRFGEKHFSLHLIPSGILRPGMDCALGNGMVIQPDALFDEIERLEEAGVELQGRLFISNRAHLVLPQAAELDQAREQARGDTRIGTTSRGIGPSYEQKASRFGLRLVDLFAENLEARLRSLLRKTSAELESLGAEPSRHDLESTLGRCRRWRDRLEPFLCDVELKLHRWLGEGKSLLLEGAQGTLLDVDHGTFPYVTSSNSTAGGACTGSGLPPTAVNGALGVLKAYTTRVGEGPFTTEVEGSVGEYLRRRGNEFGTTTGRPRRCGWLDLVAARYANRLNGIGAVALTKLDVLDELEEIPVCVGYRQGETLHREYSAEFEAGQGFTPEYKVMPGWQASTVGITDFAQLPPAAQDYIRLLEDELGVPMALISSGPRREETIVRNLPVMQSFAGDRLAAVRAQLD
- a CDS encoding ATP-binding protein yields the protein MSSQREQELLDLQTALARTASNWQRTMDALGFPILVLDERRHLLDANAAAFQLLDQRPEELLGRRLETLGEDRTWNALVDLVDNLPRREGGSISGQVRSDDKARTWELTARFVSPSETDEAGILVTARDVSRLVKLQEAMSRRETVETLGSLVAGVAHEVRNPVFAISARCDSILHSLKEEGAVDPQTLREDIEALMRSADRLGRLMRALLEFGRPLTSSLSRLAPHQLLSEAVEDCTELAEARSVALEVQAEPLDEWVLGDQGRLVAALRNLVLNALQHSDAGATVSARLMVDQEPEEEGRIRCCHFVVEDEGPGFALHDLDQVTTPFFSRRKGGIGLGLAIAQRVAQQFEGSLALENRSSGGARAVITLPLGWVQHGIVGSGLDDASSLR